The genomic interval CTTCATCTCGACTCGTTGAGAGTTTTGCAGCACCGCTTCGGCCATCGCGATCGCCCCTTGGTGGTGCAGAATCATACCGTCAATAAAGCGCAAATCAAATTCGGCATCCTTCGGTCCCAGATCCATCGTCATAGCATGGTCGGCCATAGCGGTATCGCCCATAGGCAGGGTATGTGTCTCGGAACCTTGAGACGTCATCTGGGAGGGACTGCATCCAGCCAAAATCGCTGGCGCTGAGATTAAACCTCCGACCAATACCCACGAAGCAAACGTTCGTTGCAAGCGCATATCGGTCTACATCCTTTTCTCATCAAGATGTGAACAGCCGTTTTCGGGTGAAGCGTTGAAGCGCTGACTCACTCGAATTACCGCTGACGTTCATTATGAGCTTAGAAAAGTGAAATCAGCGTGAAATGACAACGGCGCTGATTTCATCATTTTTTCGTTGGATACGAAACTGTATCCAACAAGCTTGCTTGCCTTATGAGGTTAATCTTCGGAACTCTTTATTTTTTTCGGTTTCCGTACAGTGGCTTAACGGATAAGATCTAGCTAATCTCCTATTTCCATAGCCCAACCTTTCCGTTTAGAAGACGGCACCTGCTGCTGCCCAGCCATCCGAACCACATGGGCCGCATAGTTCATAGCCTCCTTCTTCCCCTGTTTGTCATGGATCAACCTCACCGTCTCACTCCCCGCCACCAGCATCAGCGTCACCTCCTTAGGCGAATACCCATCCCGCAATGCCCGCTGCGCTACCCGCAGCTCCAAACTTGCTGATGGTAACCCCGCTGAGTACCGCTCCCATCGAGCCAAAAGCTGCTCCCTCGTATTCACCGCCGTCGGTTCAGGAGCATCTACCCTTTGCTGCTTTCGTTCAACCGTCCGTCCAACCGCTCTAGCGACTCTATCAAGTGCTGCTGCAAAGCCAACTCGGTCTTGAGCTGCCCGTTCCAACTGCTCAACGCCGCAATTAACAGTCTCAACTGCTCCTGCAAAGTCGCCTGCGCATCGGAAGAGGTCTCGTCGCTGACGATACGCTGCAATTGCGCGACCAAGCACCCCAAGCTCTGGTTCCAGTGCTGCGGCCACATCGCCAAATCTTCCCCCAAGCTCTGGACGTGCTCTTCGAGGTGCAGCACCCGCTGCGTATTCACGCAGATCTCGGCCCGTAGCGGCTCTAAGCTGTTCTGCAACACGCTGGCCAATACGCTCTCCCACTGCTCTGGGGTCAAGGCTGGGGATGGGTTCTGGTTCGCGCTGTTCCCGTTCGAGTAATTGTCCATGGTTAATCACCTGTTGAGTTAAGGGCACGTAGTCACTCACGTTCTCCTTGGCCCGCGACACCTGGGCCAGCCGCACCAAGTCGGCCTGGCTGGTTGTGTACAACGTCACAGCCCGCTTCGCCCTGGAAATCGCCACATAAAACGCTTCTCGATTCGTCGTTTCGCCCAGCAGGGCCAGCACCCGCTCCGCCGTCTTGCCCTGGCTGCTGTAGGTGGTGCTCACCCAGGCGTAGTCGATGTATTGATTCCCACTGAGGTTGATCGTGGCGGTATGGCCCGCGCCATCCTGAATTGTTGCTGTCCCATCAGATCCCAGCTCCGTCACCACAAACCCTTGCCCATTGCGGATTCCGGCTTTGGAGTTGTTGCGTGTCCATTTGAGGCGATCGCCCACCGCCACCTCAATGGATTGAGTTGTATAAACGGTTTTGCGCGGGCACGCTGCTGGATTGATCGATAATACTGATCCACTCGGCGTCTCCAGTACCACTTGCTGGGCCTCGACATTCACCGCTACCACCCGGTACTGCTCCCCCCTCAGCAACCCCTGCTTCTGGTAATCCTGAACTGGTACCAGCACATCACCTGACGCATAGACTTTGAGGTAACTGGCCTGAGCCGTGGTTAGATCCTTCCGTCGCAAGCTCTGCAACACAAACCCATCCGCGCCCAAAGCACCCTCATCCTGCAATCCCACCCGCACCGCCTGAGTCAGGGCTAATCGCTCTGCGTTGGTTCCCGCCAACACCAGCGTAGTCTCCCGCTCTACCGCCGCCAGCGCCAAATAATCTGCCGCCACCTGCTGAATCCGCTCCTTGGTTTGAGATCCTTCCTTCACACACCCAGCCTGGGCCAGGATCTCAATGCCTTCATTGACCTGCCCCTGGGCCACCAACTCCACAGCCGATCGCAGCACCCCAGTCTGTTGTCGTCGATGGGTCTCCAGGTAAGCGGTTGACATTCCCCCTGCTTGTAAGCTCTTGAAGGGATTGCCTGCCTCTACAGCGGAGAGCTGTCGGGTATCGCCTACCAAGAGCACCCTTGCCTGCTCCAACGTTGCCCGCCGCAAGAGAGCATGGGCATCCTTCATGCTCAATAGCCCTGCCTCATCGACAATCCATAGCGTTGACTGAGGCGGTTCATCCAAGGGTTGAGACACCAATAATCCAGCAACCGTAATGGTTTGAATGCCCAGCGACTCTCCCAATACATGAGCGGCTTCAGCGCTGGGGGCCAAGCCTCGGATCAGGTAGCCCTGCCCTTGAGCCAGATCCTTCAACACGCTTAGGGCATAGGTTTTGCCAGCTCCCGCTACGCCTTGCCAGGCCATCACCGCATCTGGTGTGGTCGCTGCCATCTCCACCGCATGTTGCTGTTCAGGGTTTAAGGAGTGAGTTACCAGATCGTCCAACTGGGTACCGTTGGGGACAATTGCGCTCACCTGCCCCTGTCCCTGTTGCATTAAGCGGATGGTGTTGAGTTCCAAATTCAGTGCTGTCTGGGTGGTCAACTTGCCGTCGACAACTTTGATAAGTTCAAGGCTGTCGGCGATCGCCTCCTCAATCGCCTCAAACCCCTGCATCCCTAACTCGTGCTCAAAGACAAACCGCTCCAGCGTCGTCTGCCGAAACACCGACTCCCGCTCCCCACAGTGCTGGATTGCCGCGTCAATTACTGAAGCAGCCGATGGCTGATCGCCAATTGCTGGGGTATTGCCTTCTGGTAGCTCCGGCAGTTCTAGCCCCTTCAACTGAATCAGCGCATTCCACCCCCGCTGTAACAGCCCCTCGTCCACCTCCTTAGGTTTCCGCTTCCGTGACACCAGGGTCGCCGTTTCCCGCATCGCTCGATTGTTCTTGGAGCCTGTCGACTCCCACTCTTCGATCAGCT from Leptolyngbya sp. KIOST-1 carries:
- the mobF gene encoding MobF family relaxase; the protein is MLSTSNLSAAQAETYYTHEDYYSVEEAAHPTQWVGKGAASLGLAGTVNQQAFSQMLSGQATDGRSLTGKAIDPENRRAATDFTFSAPKSVSIAALVQQDERVLEAHHQAVAKALSVLEERYAQTRVSTEAGRTKVTTGNIAAAVFTHSTSREAEPQLHSHCVVMNATQLEDGRWFSLSNESAIANQKLLGQIYQNELAVALRRQGYQIEPKAHGQFEIVGYSPDLLKAFSTRRQQILKLIEEWESTGSKNNRAMRETATLVSRKRKPKEVDEGLLQRGWNALIQLKGLELPELPEGNTPAIGDQPSAASVIDAAIQHCGERESVFRQTTLERFVFEHELGMQGFEAIEEAIADSLELIKVVDGKLTTQTALNLELNTIRLMQQGQGQVSAIVPNGTQLDDLVTHSLNPEQQHAVEMAATTPDAVMAWQGVAGAGKTYALSVLKDLAQGQGYLIRGLAPSAEAAHVLGESLGIQTITVAGLLVSQPLDEPPQSTLWIVDEAGLLSMKDAHALLRRATLEQARVLLVGDTRQLSAVEAGNPFKSLQAGGMSTAYLETHRRQQTGVLRSAVELVAQGQVNEGIEILAQAGCVKEGSQTKERIQQVAADYLALAAVERETTLVLAGTNAERLALTQAVRVGLQDEGALGADGFVLQSLRRKDLTTAQASYLKVYASGDVLVPVQDYQKQGLLRGEQYRVVAVNVEAQQVVLETPSGSVLSINPAACPRKTVYTTQSIEVAVGDRLKWTRNNSKAGIRNGQGFVVTELGSDGTATIQDGAGHTATINLSGNQYIDYAWVSTTYSSQGKTAERVLALLGETTNREAFYVAISRAKRAVTLYTTSQADLVRLAQVSRAKENVSDYVPLTQQVINHGQLLEREQREPEPIPSLDPRAVGERIGQRVAEQLRAATGRDLREYAAGAAPRRARPELGGRFGDVAAALEPELGVLGRAIAAYRQRRDLFRCAGDFAGAVETVNCGVEQLERAAQDRVGFAAALDRVARAVGRTVERKQQRVDAPEPTAVNTREQLLARWERYSAGLPSASLELRVAQRALRDGYSPKEVTLMLVAGSETVRLIHDKQGKKEAMNYAAHVVRMAGQQQVPSSKRKGWAMEIGD